A single region of the Acinetobacter sp. WCHA45 genome encodes:
- a CDS encoding ABC transporter substrate-binding protein, with amino-acid sequence MKQNFKLSMQRTSLVLLLGTTLSLGVTITEAKSPADPKKVLRYAFPVAETGFDPVAVQDLYSAHILYSVFETLYTYDYLASPAKLVPNTAVALPEVSTDGLTYTIRIKKGIYFTPDPVFKGKARELTAADYAYSFKRLLDPNLHSPNSWLFDGRISGIDSAIQQAAKNGKFNYDQPIAGLQTPDRYTLVIRLKEPNYNFPMLLAHQPTGAVAREVIEHYRDKAGYAMGHPVGTGPYVLAQWTPGSRIILKANPDYRGYTWNFKATHPEDQKIVKQMQGKKMPQIGVVDIQVIEESQSGWLSFQKDGLDIFTLDGELPAQALKDGQLKPELAKKGIQLSRIADPSIDYLYWNIQNPVVGGVSKEKIALRRAMAMATSKEKFINILAKGNAKNLESPIPYGIAGHDPSYRSSIPYSVKAANLLLDRYNYKVGKDGWRMLPNGKPLVIEFMPSSSSARSMQMAELLKKELANIKVNMVSKPVPFAEGLKAEKQCKTMFKASAWIADYPDADNFVQLFYGNNIHATNHTCFKLPEYDRLYEQSLKLADGPERNLLYRKMSRLLEFYAPVQFMSTRYRTVVAQPRVIGYKKHPILPAEWMYIDMQDKQP; translated from the coding sequence ATGAAGCAAAATTTTAAACTTTCGATGCAACGGACTAGTCTTGTGCTGTTATTGGGGACAACATTAAGTCTAGGGGTAACGATTACAGAAGCGAAAAGCCCTGCCGATCCAAAAAAAGTGTTACGTTATGCTTTTCCCGTGGCTGAGACTGGATTTGATCCTGTTGCTGTACAAGATTTATATTCAGCACATATTTTGTATTCAGTGTTTGAAACATTATATACCTATGATTATTTAGCTTCACCCGCAAAACTCGTTCCAAATACGGCGGTGGCTTTGCCAGAAGTGAGTACCGATGGTTTGACCTATACCATTCGAATAAAAAAAGGAATTTATTTCACCCCTGATCCTGTATTTAAAGGCAAAGCGAGAGAATTAACTGCAGCAGACTATGCCTATTCTTTTAAACGTTTGCTTGATCCAAATCTACATTCACCCAACAGTTGGTTGTTTGATGGACGTATCTCAGGAATAGATAGTGCTATCCAGCAAGCAGCGAAAAATGGAAAATTTAATTACGATCAGCCGATTGCAGGGCTACAAACACCAGATCGTTATACTTTGGTGATTCGATTAAAAGAACCAAATTATAATTTTCCAATGCTACTTGCACATCAGCCAACGGGTGCAGTCGCCCGTGAAGTGATTGAACATTATCGTGATAAAGCAGGCTATGCGATGGGACATCCTGTGGGGACAGGTCCTTATGTGCTCGCACAATGGACACCAGGCTCGCGTATTATTTTGAAAGCAAATCCTGATTATCGCGGTTATACATGGAATTTTAAAGCGACCCATCCTGAAGATCAGAAAATCGTAAAGCAAATGCAAGGCAAAAAAATGCCGCAGATTGGTGTGGTTGATATTCAAGTGATTGAAGAATCACAGTCAGGATGGTTATCTTTCCAAAAAGATGGGCTAGATATATTTACTTTAGATGGTGAATTACCTGCACAAGCTTTAAAAGATGGTCAGTTAAAGCCAGAGTTGGCAAAAAAAGGGATTCAACTTTCACGTATTGCTGACCCTTCGATTGATTATTTGTATTGGAATATACAAAACCCTGTGGTCGGTGGCGTGAGTAAAGAGAAAATTGCTTTACGCCGTGCAATGGCGATGGCAACCTCTAAAGAGAAATTTATCAACATTTTAGCCAAAGGGAACGCCAAAAATTTAGAATCGCCGATTCCTTATGGTATCGCGGGGCATGATCCCAGTTATAGAAGCAGCATTCCGTATTCCGTCAAAGCAGCAAATTTATTACTAGATCGTTATAACTACAAAGTGGGCAAAGATGGTTGGCGGATGTTGCCGAATGGCAAGCCACTGGTGATTGAGTTTATGCCATCCAGTAGCAGTGCACGCAGTATGCAGATGGCAGAACTGTTAAAGAAAGAATTAGCCAATATCAAAGTCAATATGGTCTCTAAACCTGTGCCTTTTGCAGAAGGTTTAAAGGCTGAAAAACAATGTAAAACCATGTTTAAAGCTTCCGCTTGGATTGCAGACTATCCTGATGCAGACAACTTTGTGCAGTTGTTTTATGGCAATAATATTCATGCCACCAACCATACTTGTTTTAAATTGCCAGAATATGATCGTTTATATGAACAGTCATTGAAACTTGCTGATGGTCCTGAACGGAATTTGTTATATCGCAAAATGTCACGTCTTTTAGAGTTTTATGCGCCTGTACAATTCAT